A window of Cryptomeria japonica chromosome 3, Sugi_1.0, whole genome shotgun sequence contains these coding sequences:
- the LOC131035589 gene encoding uncharacterized protein LOC131035589 isoform X1, producing MVVCKCHKATKLYCFVHKMPVCGDCLCQPEHSTCEIKTYSEWVVDGDGVDELSPKCSLCSENICATHPVIRLSCLHILHTGCLLDLLQSPPSEKGYTCSSCGSQIWPPNKHLVNSSSALCKRIEDLLVQSIKLNMNSEALLPLRSESSLNSTDKCNDEKFLVPNLAPEVTVPIPVTSLATLHGDQPILQMLVKNNIHSERNFSAENGKNISISSRVIDIEPANSISTEFVAKAVGSPKLSKLLSRKLSRNDRKTNEFRFEDDTDKGGKYTPRGSQIESMESLLQSNSPKKMILPVTAPTQYKETDSHLNDLSNGRFRRYRPTASLDPRKILFIFATLSSMGTMILIYLTLTVGKMDKNLLQVDAQ from the exons ATGGTAGTCTGTAAATGCCACAAg GCAACAAAGCTGTATTGCTTTGTACACAAGATGCCTGTTTGTGGGGATTGCCTTTGCCAGCCAGAACACAGTACATGTGAG ATAAAAACATATTCAGAGTGGGTTGTTGATGGCGATGGGGTCGATGAGTTGTCCCCCAAGTGTAGCTTATGCTCAGAAAATATATGTGCTACTCACCCTGTTATTCGGCTAAGCTGCTTGC ATATTTTACACACAGGTTGTTTGCTTGATCTTTTGCAAAGCCCCCCTTCTGAAAAGGGGTATACATGTTCTTCATGTGGGTCACAG ATATGGCCTCCAAATAAGCATCTGGTGAATTCCAGCTCTGCACTTTGTAAGAGAATTGAGGACCTTCTTGTTCAG AGTATAAAATTGAACATGAATTCTGAGGCATTGTTACCATTACGTTCAGAATCATCATTGAACTCGACAGACAAGTGTAATGATGAAAAGTTTCTGGTGCCTAATCTAGCACCTGAAGTGACAGTTCCTATTCCAGTGACATCTCTTGCAACATTACATGGGGACCAGCCTATACTCCAAATGTTGGTAAAAAATAACATTCACAGTGAGAGAAATTTCTCAGCAGAAAATGGGAAAAATATATCAATATCAAGTAGAGTGATCGATATTGAACCTGCAAATTCTATCTCAACAGAATTTGTTGCCAAAGCTGTTGGAAGCCCAAAGCTTTCT AAACTGCTATCCCGGAAACTTTCTAGAAATGACAGGAAAACTAATGAATTTCGTTTTGAAGATGATACTGATAAAGGGGGCAAGTATACACCAAGAG GTTCTCAAATAGAATCTATGGAGTCTTTGTTGCAAAGCAATTCACCAAAAAAAATGATTCTTCCTGTAACAGCACCAACACAATACAAAGAAACTGATTCTCACCTGAATGATTTAAGTAATGGGCGGTTTCGCAGATACAGACCTACTGCATCACTTGACCcaaggaaaatcctttttatttttGCAACACT CTCCAGCATGGGAACAATGATACTTATATATCTTACCCTGACAGTTGGTAAAATGGACAAAAATCTTTTACAAGTAGATGCGCAATGA
- the LOC131035589 gene encoding uncharacterized protein LOC131035589 isoform X2: MPVCGDCLCQPEHSTCEIKTYSEWVVDGDGVDELSPKCSLCSENICATHPVIRLSCLHILHTGCLLDLLQSPPSEKGYTCSSCGSQIWPPNKHLVNSSSALCKRIEDLLVQSIKLNMNSEALLPLRSESSLNSTDKCNDEKFLVPNLAPEVTVPIPVTSLATLHGDQPILQMLVKNNIHSERNFSAENGKNISISSRVIDIEPANSISTEFVAKAVGSPKLSKLLSRKLSRNDRKTNEFRFEDDTDKGGKYTPRGSQIESMESLLQSNSPKKMILPVTAPTQYKETDSHLNDLSNGRFRRYRPTASLDPRKILFIFATLSSMGTMILIYLTLTVGKMDKNLLQVDAQ; this comes from the exons ATGCCTGTTTGTGGGGATTGCCTTTGCCAGCCAGAACACAGTACATGTGAG ATAAAAACATATTCAGAGTGGGTTGTTGATGGCGATGGGGTCGATGAGTTGTCCCCCAAGTGTAGCTTATGCTCAGAAAATATATGTGCTACTCACCCTGTTATTCGGCTAAGCTGCTTGC ATATTTTACACACAGGTTGTTTGCTTGATCTTTTGCAAAGCCCCCCTTCTGAAAAGGGGTATACATGTTCTTCATGTGGGTCACAG ATATGGCCTCCAAATAAGCATCTGGTGAATTCCAGCTCTGCACTTTGTAAGAGAATTGAGGACCTTCTTGTTCAG AGTATAAAATTGAACATGAATTCTGAGGCATTGTTACCATTACGTTCAGAATCATCATTGAACTCGACAGACAAGTGTAATGATGAAAAGTTTCTGGTGCCTAATCTAGCACCTGAAGTGACAGTTCCTATTCCAGTGACATCTCTTGCAACATTACATGGGGACCAGCCTATACTCCAAATGTTGGTAAAAAATAACATTCACAGTGAGAGAAATTTCTCAGCAGAAAATGGGAAAAATATATCAATATCAAGTAGAGTGATCGATATTGAACCTGCAAATTCTATCTCAACAGAATTTGTTGCCAAAGCTGTTGGAAGCCCAAAGCTTTCT AAACTGCTATCCCGGAAACTTTCTAGAAATGACAGGAAAACTAATGAATTTCGTTTTGAAGATGATACTGATAAAGGGGGCAAGTATACACCAAGAG GTTCTCAAATAGAATCTATGGAGTCTTTGTTGCAAAGCAATTCACCAAAAAAAATGATTCTTCCTGTAACAGCACCAACACAATACAAAGAAACTGATTCTCACCTGAATGATTTAAGTAATGGGCGGTTTCGCAGATACAGACCTACTGCATCACTTGACCcaaggaaaatcctttttatttttGCAACACT CTCCAGCATGGGAACAATGATACTTATATATCTTACCCTGACAGTTGGTAAAATGGACAAAAATCTTTTACAAGTAGATGCGCAATGA